The Thermincola ferriacetica genomic interval AGAATAAACCGGCCGTTTCATAACCTCTGATAATTTTTACCATCAAAACCATCTTTATGTATTGAGTATATCAAAACCCGTACCAAAAATGTAGATGCCTGCAGTTCTGCAGCCATCTACAAGAGGATTTCGGATGTTACTCTTTTTCCCACTTCTGAAGCAAGCTCGGTAACTTTATCAAAAGAATAATTCATTCTTGAAAGCACCTTGTTATCCAAATGAAAATCCTTGTCATTGCCTAACCCAAAGCCAGCGATTACCGCAGCAGCATTAGCCAGGTGCACAATGCAGGTCAGGTCTGGATGATTCAGGGCAGCAAAAGGGTCATGATGGTAACCAATTGGCTCAACCAGGCAATCTGGTAAATTCCATTTCTCAGCCAGTAAATCTCCGACCACACTATGGTCAAACTCAAGCACTTCCCGCTCTGCCTGTAAAAAACTTTTATCAGTTTCACCGGCGAGCCTCATCACTTCTAAATATTCCTTTGTCATTAGGCTGTTCAGTATCATTTTACCTATGTCGTGCAACAGTCCGGCCACGAAGGCCTGTTCAACGTACTCAAATCCCAGTTTTGCGGCTAAAATCTTGGAAGCGGTCGCCGTAGCTATGGAGTGTTTCCATATTTGTTCCGGCGCCAGGACTTTTTTCTGGCCCAGGCCACCAAGTGTTTTATAAACCGAAACACCCAATACTATTGTACGCAATGTCTGCAGCCCCAAAATAGTTACTGCTTCCGTTATAGTGGCCACCTGCCTCGGCAGACCGTAGTAGGCCGAATTTACCAGGCGCAAAACTTTTGTAGTCAGTACCTGGTCCTGCGAAATCAGTTTACAGATGTCCTGTGGCTTAGAATCAGGATTATCTATTAACTCTAAAACCCTTGTTGTTACGTGAGGCAATGCGGGTAAAGCGCCAACTTTCCTCATGGCCATGGCTAAAGTTAGTTGGTCCAAACTATCCCCTCCTGTAGGCTGCACCGAACGAGGTATAAATACACATATTCATTATACCATATCCAAAAATAACGTTTATATAAATTTTTATGTAGCAAAACAAAAGCCCGCTCCAAGATGCGGGTTTTAGAAATGGTCTATAATAATTATGTTATTTATGTTTTGTTTAATTAACCATTAACATCATTGTTAAATGGTCGGAGCGACACGACTTGAACGTGCGACCTCTACCACCCCAAGGTAGCGCTCTACCAAACTGAGCTACGCCCCGATCCGACTAACCTTTATTATAACTTCACCTTCATACATTGTCAAGTAAAATAAGCGGTTTTCCGGTAGACATTTTATTGCACAGATGGCAAATAAAATTCTATGTTGTATTGCTCACTGAATCATTTTCACTAGTAAAAGGAGGATAATTTTGCCAAGTAGTCGAAATTTGTTTTATTGTGTTCTTATATATCGTGGGAGTGAATGCAGTTGTGGAAACAGGAAATTATTGACAGTGTAGAAGTACGCCTCATAATTCAAACAACCGTTTTTACATTGTCACTGGTAGCATGGCAGTTGGTTTACTTTGAACACCGGCAGAACAACAAGCCCTTTTATTCCTATATGAATATTGCCTTTGGCGCCATGCTTCTGCAAAATATTTTTATGTTGACAGTTTTCCTGGCCAGCCTTATTTTGCAAGTTCAACTGCCCGAAGTTTTTATACCCATCTTCGACCACTTTCTAAAAATTATTAACATTATCTACCTTACAGCAGCTTTTCTTTGTACCTTTGTGAAATCAAATACTGTTGTCCGACGTTTCATTAAAATAAGCCTGGGATTGATTATTCTCTTGTTACCGTTAATTTGGTGGCCCTGGTATCAATATCAACTGGATTTTCCAGGCCGGGGTTTTGCTTATTTCGGCGGCGACCTCTTTATTGAACAGGCTATAACGGCGCTATGTTTTTTCCTTATCTATTTTGTAATCAAATCCCCTTTAAATAACAAAAATGGTTTTCTAATGGCTGTCGTTATCCTGGCTGCAAAACAAATTTTACACATCGCCAACATTCTTCTGTCATATAACACTATTCCTTCCGTTCTCCTTGTTGAGAGACTTCTTCCCGTCTTGTTCTTTTATTTTATAATAATTTCGATACACAAAGAAATTCTTTCCAAACTTAAAAAGGCCCGGCTAGAGCGAAACCTGTTCAAGAAACAATTAAACAAAGAAGCAATCAGCGCTTTGGTTTATTCATTGGAAGCAAAAGACGAATATACCAAAGGCCACTCGGAGCGGGTCGCCGAATATGCCCTTGCTATCGGCCAAAGTCTTAACTTAAATCAACGGGAAATGGAAATGCTATATTATGGCGCTTTACTCCATGATATCGGAAAAATTGGTGTCACAGAAACCATTCTTAACCATCCTAGCAACCTGAACAGTCAACAGATGGATTTAATAAAAAAACACCCAGAAACCGGCGCCCATATTATTTCAAAAATAGAACCCCTGCGCGAAGTGGCGCCGGCAGTTAGACACCACCATGAATGGTACAACGGAACCGGTTACCCAGACAGACTTAAAAGTGAAGAAATACCGCTGCATGCCCGCATTATTGCCATTGCTGACGCCTTAGATGCCATGGCCAGCGATCGGGTTTATCGTCCGGCTTTATCTTCCGAAATAATATTAGAGGAGCTAAAGAAAAGCGCCGGAACCCAATTTGACCCCAAAATAATCAAAAGCTTTTTGGAAACCGTTCCCTTAAAAAACCGGCAAAAGTAATCAAGCCTCTTCACATGAAGAGGCCAGATTTTCAGGGTCTGTCTTATAAAGAGATTTTTTCCAATGCAGTAGCTCCTACTGGGTTGGGCTCAAGTTCCACAACCCTGCACCGGACTCCGTTGGCCGCAAAAGTATCTTTCATAACCTTGGCAATTAAGCCGATATTTTCATCGCAAAAACCTATTAACGTAGGTCCGGCACCGCTCAATGCCACCCCTTTGGCTCCGGCTAACTTCGCGGCCGCAAAAACCTTTTTCATCCCCGGAATTAAGTTGGCTCGGTACGGTTGATGCAAACGGTCGTCCAGGCCAATACTCAGGAGGTCGAAGTCCCCTCTCATTAAAGCAGCGACTAAAATAGCCGTTCTGCTGAGGTTAAAAACTGCATCTTCCATAGAAACATTCTGAGGCAAAACTTCCCGAGCAGCCTTAGTGGACAGTTGAAAATCAGGAATTGCCACCACACATTTCATCCCGGCCGGAGGTTGAATTTTAACAGTTTTAATATCATCGTCTTCTTTTGCAGATACAACAATACCTCCCAGCAGGGCGGGCGCCACATTGTCCGGATGCCCTTCAATGGCCGTTGCCACGTTGAGCAGTTCTTTTTCTGACAGAGGCGATCCAACCAACATATTAGCAGCGATAAGCCCGCCAACAGTAGCCGCCGCACTGCTGCCTAACCCCCTGGCCAAAGGGATATTATTAGTTAATTTAATACGTAAACCGGCAGGTTTACGGTCAACGATTTTAAACACCCGTTCAGCGGCCAAATATACAATGTTACTTTTATCGCGGGGTATTTTATCTGCTCCATCTCCCTCAACGTCAATAACGACCCCCTGCTCTATGGCTTCCATCTCCACAAAATTATAAAGTTTTAATGCCATGCCCACACAATCAAAACCAGGTCCCATATTTGCCGTAGTAGCGGGAACTTGAACACGGATCATTGTTATTCTCCTTCTACTCTAATTACATTGCTTACTTCTTCTACTATAGATAACCCTGCAATTATTTTCAAGGCATCCTGAATGTTTTTTTCCATAACTTCATGCGTTACCCAGACTATTTCAGCAATTTTCCCTATATTGCGTTTCTGAATAACGGAAGCCACACTAACTTCTTGGTTACCGAATACACTGGCAATAGCGGCCAAAACCCCTGGACGGTCTAAAACTTTGAGCCGTATATAATATTTGGCCTGCGTCTCGCCCATATCTTTAATTTGCTTTTTCTCAAAACAACTACAACCGGCCCGGTCGAAACAGGTACAGCCTATTCTGCCCGGAACACCTTTAATTATGTTGCGGGCTGCATCAATAATATCTCCAACCACTGCACTGGCCGTGGGCAGTTCACCGGCTCCCCGCCCATAAAACATAGCTTCGCCCAAAGCGTCCCCTTTGACAAAAATTGCGTTGAATACGTCATTGACAGACGCCAGGGGATGGTTAA includes:
- a CDS encoding HD-GYP domain-containing protein, with the translated sequence MWKQEIIDSVEVRLIIQTTVFTLSLVAWQLVYFEHRQNNKPFYSYMNIAFGAMLLQNIFMLTVFLASLILQVQLPEVFIPIFDHFLKIINIIYLTAAFLCTFVKSNTVVRRFIKISLGLIILLLPLIWWPWYQYQLDFPGRGFAYFGGDLFIEQAITALCFFLIYFVIKSPLNNKNGFLMAVVILAAKQILHIANILLSYNTIPSVLLVERLLPVLFFYFIIISIHKEILSKLKKARLERNLFKKQLNKEAISALVYSLEAKDEYTKGHSERVAEYALAIGQSLNLNQREMEMLYYGALLHDIGKIGVTETILNHPSNLNSQQMDLIKKHPETGAHIISKIEPLREVAPAVRHHHEWYNGTGYPDRLKSEEIPLHARIIAIADALDAMASDRVYRPALSSEIILEELKKSAGTQFDPKIIKSFLETVPLKNRQK
- a CDS encoding HDOD domain-containing protein, with product MDQLTLAMAMRKVGALPALPHVTTRVLELIDNPDSKPQDICKLISQDQVLTTKVLRLVNSAYYGLPRQVATITEAVTILGLQTLRTIVLGVSVYKTLGGLGQKKVLAPEQIWKHSIATATASKILAAKLGFEYVEQAFVAGLLHDIGKMILNSLMTKEYLEVMRLAGETDKSFLQAEREVLEFDHSVVGDLLAEKWNLPDCLVEPIGYHHDPFAALNHPDLTCIVHLANAAAVIAGFGLGNDKDFHLDNKVLSRMNYSFDKVTELASEVGKRVTSEILL
- the thrB gene encoding homoserine kinase, translating into MIRVQVPATTANMGPGFDCVGMALKLYNFVEMEAIEQGVVIDVEGDGADKIPRDKSNIVYLAAERVFKIVDRKPAGLRIKLTNNIPLARGLGSSAAATVGGLIAANMLVGSPLSEKELLNVATAIEGHPDNVAPALLGGIVVSAKEDDDIKTVKIQPPAGMKCVVAIPDFQLSTKAAREVLPQNVSMEDAVFNLSRTAILVAALMRGDFDLLSIGLDDRLHQPYRANLIPGMKKVFAAAKLAGAKGVALSGAGPTLIGFCDENIGLIAKVMKDTFAANGVRCRVVELEPNPVGATALEKISL